CAATAATGGTAAGCCTTTTGCAAAATTTGATCACATTTTTTCTCAAAAAAATCCACATAACAAGCTTTTGCACCTTCTAATAAGGTTTTGGTATCATAGCCACAAAAACTCAAAGGAACAATACCAATAGCGGATAAAACGCTAAATCTACCTCCAACATTTTTAGGTATAAAAAAGCATTTTATATTTAATTCTTCACCTAGTTTGTGAAGTTTTGATTCAAAATCAGTAATAAACACAAAGTTTTCATGCAAATTTTCATTTTTAAAATCAAAATGAGCAATGATGAGTTTAAATAAAGAAATCACCTCTATAGTTGTACCTGATTTACTTGCTATGATGAAAAGTGTTTTTTGGGGATTTATTTTTTGCATAGTTTGGGTAAAAGTATGTGAGGAGGTATTGTCAATAATAAAAAGTTTTTTTTCTTCTACTTGATCAAATAAAAGCTCTTTTAAAGCTTTAACCCCACAACTTGATCCACCCATACCTACTAAAACAATATTTTCTATATGAGTTTTAGTAGCGATAAAATCTTTGCTTTCTTTGATTAAATCAAAGCTTGTATCTACTAAATGATAATATCCTATATCGCCACTTTCTAACTCATCATTCATTCTATTTGCATAAGCGGTGATTTTTTTAAAATCTTGGGTTTTAAAAAATAAAGTATTATTTAGCATTTTTACTTTTCTCATAAAAATAATTTGTCGCTTCTACAAAGCCTTCTACGCTTCCACAATCAAATCTTTTTCCTTTAAATTTATAAGCTAAAACCATATTATTAGTTGCTTGTGAAAGTAAGGCATCGGTTAGTTGAATTTCTCCGTTTTTACCTGCTTTGGTGTTTTCTAAAATGCCAAAAATATCAGGTGTTAGAATGTATCTTCCTATGATAGCTAAGTTACTTGGAGCATCTTTTGGATCGGGTTTTTCTACCATAGAATTTACCATGATTAAATCCTCTTCCACGGCATTTCCAGCTATAACCCCATAGTTTGAAACTTGATCGGCTTCAACTTCCATTACAGCTATAACAGAGCAGCGGTATTTTTCATAAATTTTTACCATTTGAGCTAGGACATTTACCCCATCTTCATTCACACATAAATCATCTGCCAAAATTACCCCAAAAGCTTCATCTTGCACTAAAGGCTTTGCTTTTAAAACCGCATCTCCTAAGCCTTTCATTTCATTTTGTCTTGTAAAAGTAAAGGTGCAACGATCTATGAGTGTTCTTATTTCACTTAAAAGGTATTCTTTTTTAGTACCTGCGATTTGGTGTTCAAGTTCATAAGAAATATCAAAATAATCCTCCAAAGCCCTTTTTCCACGTCCTGTAACAAAGCCCATGGTTTCCATACCAGCTTCTAAAGCCTCATCTACACCATAGTGAATTAATGGTTTTATCAAAATTGGAAGCATTTCTTTAGGTAGGGTTTTTGTGGCAGGTAAAAATCTAGTACCATAACCTGCTGCAGGAAAAATACAAGTTTGAAGCATAGTTTATCCTTAAATTTTTATAAGTTGTTTTGATTATAATTTTATTTAAATATTATAGCTAAATTAAGGAAAATATGAAAACCATTGATCAAATTTATCAAGCAAAAATAGAAATCAAAAAATCAACTTTTTTGTCTTTTTTATGTCCTTTAGAAGATTTTCAAACTTTAATGCAAAAACTAAGAAACGAGCATTTAAAAGCCGTGCATTTTGTATATGCTTATAGGTATTTAAACGAATTTGGTCAAATCATAGAAGATAAAAGCGACGATGGTGAGCCAAAAGGAACTTCTGCAATGCCTTGTTTGAATGTCTTAAGAGGAGCTTTGCTTGTTAATTGCGCGGTGATTGTGGTGCGTTATTTTGGAGGGATTAAACTTGGTACAGGTGGTCTTGTAAGAGCTTATAGTGAAGCTGCAAATGAAGCTATTTTAAATGCAACGCTTTTAGAATTTGAAGCTAAAAATATTTTAATTTTAAACATTCCTTTTCATCTTTATCCAAGATTTGAGCATTTTTTAAATAAAAATAACATTTCATATGAAAAAAAATTTCAAGAAAATGTTGAATTGGTTTTAAGTGTTAATGCCAAAGAAGAAGAGGAATTTAAAAAATTTGCAAAAGAGTTCGAATTTAGTGGACTTGTTTGGAAGTAAGCGCTTGCTTACTTCATTTTTACAAAGAACTTAAAAGATCTTTTACCATATCTTTTTGCGGCTCTTGTTTTTCTTCTATATTAGCTTGTATAGGAGTTTCGTTTTGTCCTCTAAAACGATAATTATAAATATTTGACATATTTGAGCTAAAAATTCCTGTGCTAAATTGATCTTGACTCATAGCTTTTGAAAAAAGTTCATCAAGTTTTATACTTTGCTCGTTTAAATTTTTACTATTGTTTTGATTAAGTAAAGACATAAAGTCTTCATTAGCTCCTTGAGTGCTTTTATAAGCACTACTTTGACCATACCCATACTCTTTAACCGATAAATTATCATGGTTAACTTGCATGTTTTCTCCTTTCAAAATATTACAAGGAAAAAACAAGCAAAAATCATTCCTTAATCGCCATGAGTTGGGTAGTATTCAGCTTCTATTTCATTGTTTTTAATAAACTCTTCTCTAGCTTTATTACAGCGCTCATCCCTTAGTTTTCTATAAGCATTTCTACTTTCTAATTCTTGAGAAGTTAAAGGGCGATCTTCTAAAAATGAAATATGAAAATAAGTATCATCTTCTTTGCTGAATTTTTCATAAAATTCAACATAGTCAAAATAATCTTTTTCACTTTGAAAATCAATACTTTCTTCTACATAAATAGTTGGACCAAAGCCTCTGTGATTTTGAGTAAAATGTCCAAAACCAGCTGCATACTTTATCTTAAACGAATTCATTCTAAACCTCCTAAAAATTCGTCATAACTTCCTTTAAAATCTGTTAATTTTCCATCTTCTAAAAACCATATACGATTGGCAAAGGCACTAATTAGCTCTCTATCATGGCTTATACATATCACGCAACCTTTGAAATTATATAAGGCTTCACCTAATGCAATGATACTTTCAAGATCTAAATGATTATCCGGTTCATCTAAAAGTAAGAAATTTCCACGCTCTAACATTAATTTTGAAAGCATTAAGCGGTGTTTTTCGCCTCCACTTAAGCTAGAGGCCATTTTTTCTTGATCACTTCCGCTAAAGAGCATTCTACCAAGACATTTACGAATTTCATCCAAATCTTTGAATTTTTCACTCATTAGCCATTCATAAAGTTTCAAATCCTCATTAATTAAATTCGTTGTATCTTGTGAAAAATATCCCATTTCTATGGTAGCACCAAGGTGAATATGACCACTATCAGGTTCTAATTTTGATGCAATGATTTTAGCTAAAGTGCTTTTTCCAACACCATTTGCACCGATTAGGGCTATTTTATCACCTTTTTCTAATTTTAATTCTAAATTTTCAAATAAAGTTTTATCATAAGCTTTACTAATACCTTTTAATTCTAAAACTTCATTTCCTATTTCTCTATTAGTTCTAAAAACTATGCTAGGATCACGCCTACTTGAAGTTTTAATCTCTTCAAGTTCAAGTTTTTCTAAAGCTTTAGCCCTACTTGTAGCTTGTTTGGCTTTTGAAGCATTAGCACTAAAACGACGTATGAAATTTTCTAATTCTTCTC
This genomic stretch from Campylobacter lari subsp. concheus harbors:
- the galU gene encoding UTP--glucose-1-phosphate uridylyltransferase GalU → MLQTCIFPAAGYGTRFLPATKTLPKEMLPILIKPLIHYGVDEALEAGMETMGFVTGRGKRALEDYFDISYELEHQIAGTKKEYLLSEIRTLIDRCTFTFTRQNEMKGLGDAVLKAKPLVQDEAFGVILADDLCVNEDGVNVLAQMVKIYEKYRCSVIAVMEVEADQVSNYGVIAGNAVEEDLIMVNSMVEKPDPKDAPSNLAIIGRYILTPDIFGILENTKAGKNGEIQLTDALLSQATNNMVLAYKFKGKRFDCGSVEGFVEATNYFYEKSKNAK
- a CDS encoding IMPACT family protein, with amino-acid sequence MKTIDQIYQAKIEIKKSTFLSFLCPLEDFQTLMQKLRNEHLKAVHFVYAYRYLNEFGQIIEDKSDDGEPKGTSAMPCLNVLRGALLVNCAVIVVRYFGGIKLGTGGLVRAYSEAANEAILNATLLEFEAKNILILNIPFHLYPRFEHFLNKNNISYEKKFQENVELVLSVNAKEEEEFKKFAKEFEFSGLVWK
- a CDS encoding ABC-F family ATP-binding cassette domain-containing protein — its product is MVEVKNLTMRFANQLLFEDVNLKLNRGERYGLIGANGAGKSTFLKILSGEIESSSGEICIDPNLKIAVLGQDQFAFENYTIKDAVMCANKRLYDALKEKEKLYMSEEFTDEINDRLSELEIITAEEDPNYDCELRCEKILSSLNIKDFNALMSTLQSADKFKVLLAQVLFLGADVLFLDEPTNNLDLEAISWLENELLRHEGTLVVISHDRHFLNKVCTRILDVDFKQIRDFAGNYDDWYMASTLLAKQAELKRDKTLKEREELENFIRRFSANASKAKQATSRAKALEKLELEEIKTSSRRDPSIVFRTNREIGNEVLELKGISKAYDKTLFENLELKLEKGDKIALIGANGVGKSTLAKIIASKLEPDSGHIHLGATIEMGYFSQDTTNLINEDLKLYEWLMSEKFKDLDEIRKCLGRMLFSGSDQEKMASSLSGGEKHRLMLSKLMLERGNFLLLDEPDNHLDLESIIALGEALYNFKGCVICISHDRELISAFANRIWFLEDGKLTDFKGSYDEFLGGLE
- a CDS encoding glucose-6-phosphate isomerase; this encodes MLNNTLFFKTQDFKKITAYANRMNDELESGDIGYYHLVDTSFDLIKESKDFIATKTHIENIVLVGMGGSSCGVKALKELLFDQVEEKKLFIIDNTSSHTFTQTMQKINPQKTLFIIASKSGTTIEVISLFKLIIAHFDFKNENLHENFVFITDFESKLHKLGEELNIKCFFIPKNVGGRFSVLSAIGIVPLSFCGYDTKTLLEGAKACYVDFFEKKCDQILQKAYHYCTHKSAHINVLFSYGDAFKGFNEWYIQLIAESLGKKQGFKRIGLTPIALIGARDQHSFLQLIMDGPKDKTVTFLKIKDSQKSPSIPNISFNHLQNCDFTNEVNLHDLLNAQCDATMHALIAENLSVDVIELEKLDAYHCGYLMYYYELFTSACGIMLGINTYDQPGVEVGKLILKNMLSK